The region TTCGGGAGTGGCAAGAATTTAGGAGAAAGAATGAAGAAGCTGGCAGAGAGAAGCTTGGGGAGGAAAATGCCAGGAAGGTTTGGACTCTTGAAGATGAAGAATCTGATGTTGAAATTGACCAAATTAGTAATGAAGTTAGGGATGAAATGATAATAGATTCTGAGAATAGTTCAGTTCCACCTGTTTTGCAGAATGGGGTTGATGGGGCTTCTGGAGATGAGGAGATTGATCCATTAGATGCTTATATAAATTCTATGGTTCTGCCTGAAGTTGAAAAACTGAATAATGCTTTACACTGTTCGATTGTCGATGATAAGAGCATAGACTTGAAGAGTAAGGATAAAAAGATTGATGAAAGTAGTGGGGAGAAGTGGAAGAAAGGTTCAAATAAATCTTTGGGTAGAATAATTCCTGGGGAGGATTCTGATTCGGATTATGGGGACCTTGACAATGATAGGGCAATGATAGAGGATGAAGATGATGTTGAGTTCATGAAAAGAGTAAAGAAGACGAAAGCTGATAAGCTCTCTATTGTTGATCATTCCAAAATTGAGTATAAGCCATTTAGGAAGAATATCTATATTGAAGTGAAAGAAATCTCGAGAATGACTTCAAAAGAGGTTTCTGCATACCGTGAAGAGTTGGAATTGACGACGCGTGGTAAGCTTGTGCCGAAGCCAGTTAAGACTTGGCACCAGATGGGACTTACAAGTAAAATATTGGAGAcaataaaaaaacttaaatatGAAAAGCCAATGCCAATTCAAGTTCAGGCACTGCCTACAATTATGAGTGGCCGAGATTGCATTGGCATTGCAAAAACTGGCTCAGGCAAAACACTGGCATTTGTGCTTCCAATGCTGAGGCATATTAAGGATCAGCCGCCTGTGGTTGCAGGAGATGGGCCCATCGGGCTTATCATGGCACCTACAAGGGAGCTTGTCCAACAGATTCATAGTGATATAAAAATGTTCTCCAAGGTTCTAGGCCTTAGGTGTGTGCCTGTATATGGAGGCTCTGGTGTTGCCCAACAGATTAGTAAATTGAAGAGGGGTGCTGAAATTGTTGTTTGTACACCTGGTAGAATGATTGACATGCTTTGCACAAGCAATGGGAAAATTACAAATCTCCGTAGAGTCACTTATTTGGTCTTGGATGAAGCTGATCGGATGTTTGACATGGGTTTTGAACCTCAAATTAGTTTAATTATTCGGAACATTCGTCCAGATAGACAAACTGTACTTTTTTCTGCTACTTTCCCTCATCAAGTGGAAACCTTAGCTCGTACCTTGCTACACAAACCTGTGGAAATACAGGTGGGTGGAAGGAGTGTTGTTAATAAGGACATCGTGCAGCTTGTTGAAGTGAGGCCTGAAAACGAAAGATTTTTTAGATTATTAGAATTACTTGGTGAATGGTATGAGAAAGGGAAAATTCTAATTTTTGTTCATTCCCAGGAAAAGTGTGATGCTTTGTTCAGGAATCTACTAAAACATAGTTATCCTTGCCTATCTCTTCACGGTGCCAAGGACCAAGCTGATCGTGAGTCTACCATTTCCGACTTCAAAAGAAATGTTTGCAATTTGTTGATTGCAACTAGTGTTGCTGCTAGAGGATTAGATGTCAAGGAGCTTGAACTGGTGATTAACTTTCATGTGCCGGATCACTATGAGGACTACGTTCACCGTGTTGGCCGAACAGGtcgagctggctgtaaaggttgTGCCATAACGTTTATATCTGAGGAAGATTCCAGATATGCTCCTTATATCGTAAAAGCACTTGAACTCTCTGACCAAACGGTTCCTGGTGACCTAAAAGCACTAGCTGATAGTTTCTTGCAAAAAGTGAATCAAGGACTGCAACAGCCACATGGAAGTGGTTATGTGAGAATTGGAAATGGGTTTAAGTTtaataaagaagaagatgaaatgaGGATAGCGGCGAAAAAAGCACAGGCGAAAGAGCATGGTTCTGAAGTCATGTCTGATTCAGAAGATGAAGATGTCTCCGAGGCAGAATTTGCTATAGATGGCTCCGCTTCTCCCTCCAAAAGTGGAACAGCAGCATTGGTGCCTGAAACTAAGCTGCCTGTATCAGTGAACTTGCAGCATATCCTGGAGAAAATTCAAGCTGATGCAGGGCCTAAACACTACAAAGCAGAGCTGGAGATAAATgattttcctcagaatgctcgtTGGAAGGTCACGCATAAGGTAACGTTGGGAACTATAACTGAGTGGACTGGAGCTGCCATTACTACTAGGGGGAAGCACTTCCCACCGGGTCAAGTTGCAGGACCAGGAGAACGCAAACTTTACTTGTTCATTGAAGGGCCTACAGAACAGTCTGTGAAGAGAGCTAAAGCTGAAATCAAACGTGTTCTGGAAGACATAACAAGCCAGGCTGTTTTATCACTTCCCGTTGGGACCCATCCAGTTTTCTAATTTGTATGATCTCAACTCAATCTCAATTTTTAATACCTTAATATCATATTTGCTATACATGAATTGTGGATTTGTTATTTGATAGAGTTGTCTACTTATAATTTCTCTGTTTCTTCTTCCCAGCTCCAGGTTTTGAAACTTTAAGATCAAACTGTTGATTCAGGTCCAAAGTTCAGATGAATAAGGTAAGGAATTGAAAAGAGTAATAATAGTGAAAGGATAGGTTTTTCTGCATCCATGGACTGTATAAAGGTGACTGCCTAAGATTAGTGGTGTTGGGTAGTTTTTGCTTTGACTTCTGGTCAAGGCTTCTTTAATAATGTGTTTATCCCTTTTGTTGGCTAATGTTCTTCTTGTTTTTCTCTCAGGAATCCTATTGTGCTCGGTGACTATTTTGGATTTTGTGATAGttgtagtgtatatatatatatattaatgtgtcTACTAACTGTTTTCTTTTGCTTGTTGCAAGAATATATTGATACAATTTGTTTATTGATTTGTTTCTTTGTCTTGAAATTTGCAGGATCAAACTCCTGCCTGATTCCATTTCAGATTGAGCTGTGTGAAGAGAGAGACTTTTAATGAATTGGTTGATTCATTATGTGGGAATCTATAAAAGCATGTTGATCATTTTATTATAtgcttaaattttaataaaagtaCATACATTAAGCACATTAAAAAAGTTTATCTTAAGTAGAGTGACTTATAGTCATGGTCTTATGTGTTGATATAAGAttgactattattattattatttatgtaaGTGACTTTATCACAATAAAGAGAGAGAAATGGAGATTATCCATCCAAATGTGTGGCATACTAAAATGCGATCAATACAAGAAAAAGACAATAAAACATTAAAAAAGTAAACATATTTAAGATTTGAGTCCACAAAGAGTATCAAATAAACTGAATAAGTTCAATAAATGAGCATTgccaataaatttaaaatataaaatattcaaataatgtCCACGTGTCagttataaaaattttaaaagatCAAATATTTGTCTATATGTCATTCATGcaaaaacatatttttataatataaaatatttagaTAATATACACGTGAaaaat is a window of Humulus lupulus chromosome 4, drHumLupu1.1, whole genome shotgun sequence DNA encoding:
- the LOC133829660 gene encoding DEAD-box ATP-dependent RNA helicase 42-like produces the protein MEASKRNGERKESEDRDRDKKRGREKRDKANEKERERRSSERGTGKHGPRGESLGKRRSTGEDEQRKVGEEVEKRRKRVREWQEFRRKNEEAGREKLGEENARKVWTLEDEESDVEIDQISNEVRDEMIIDSENSSVPPVLQNGVDGASGDEEIDPLDAYINSMVLPEVEKLNNALHCSIVDDKSIDLKSKDKKIDESSGEKWKKGSNKSLGRIIPGEDSDSDYGDLDNDRAMIEDEDDVEFMKRVKKTKADKLSIVDHSKIEYKPFRKNIYIEVKEISRMTSKEVSAYREELELTTRGKLVPKPVKTWHQMGLTSKILETIKKLKYEKPMPIQVQALPTIMSGRDCIGIAKTGSGKTLAFVLPMLRHIKDQPPVVAGDGPIGLIMAPTRELVQQIHSDIKMFSKVLGLRCVPVYGGSGVAQQISKLKRGAEIVVCTPGRMIDMLCTSNGKITNLRRVTYLVLDEADRMFDMGFEPQISLIIRNIRPDRQTVLFSATFPHQVETLARTLLHKPVEIQVGGRSVVNKDIVQLVEVRPENERFFRLLELLGEWYEKGKILIFVHSQEKCDALFRNLLKHSYPCLSLHGAKDQADRESTISDFKRNVCNLLIATSVAARGLDVKELELVINFHVPDHYEDYVHRVGRTGRAGCKGCAITFISEEDSRYAPYIVKALELSDQTVPGDLKALADSFLQKVNQGLQQPHGSGYVRIGNGFKFNKEEDEMRIAAKKAQAKEHGSEVMSDSEDEDVSEAEFAIDGSASPSKSGTAALVPETKLPVSVNLQHILEKIQADAGPKHYKAELEINDFPQNARWKVTHKVTLGTITEWTGAAITTRGKHFPPGQVAGPGERKLYLFIEGPTEQSVKRAKAEIKRVLEDITSQAVLSLPVGTHPVF